The Triticum aestivum cultivar Chinese Spring chromosome 3A, IWGSC CS RefSeq v2.1, whole genome shotgun sequence genome includes a region encoding these proteins:
- the LOC123057936 gene encoding BTB/POZ and MATH domain-containing protein 2-like yields the protein MPFTGVSVITDEGARAPRSSSPTTSSNTSSGYHLLIVKGYSRTKISTPTGECIRSRPFMVGGYLWCIQYYPNGAKSENADFISLYLVIRRDTLERSKYLKDDSFTLRCDIVVVGDAINSMDTATAFPSIKVPPSDMQQHFSDLLLAEEGTDVTFKVGSETIAAHRCVLAARSAVFKAELFGTMKEGTATTSVIQVDDMDAQVFRAMLGFIYSDSPPDIEEEEDADVMWRHLLIAADRYDLRRLRLMCEEKLSEYVDVSTATTILTLAEQHNCRGLKETCLEFLNSPANLQKVMATGGLDSLAACCPSVLKDLIAKLARLKQ from the exons ATGCCCTTCACCGGCGTATCTGTCATCACCGATGAAGGAGCGCGAGCGCCACGATCGTCCTCGCCAACCACAAGCAGCAACACCTCCAGCGGCTACCACCTGCtcatagtcaaggggtactcgcgcACCAAGATCAGCACACCGACGGGAGAGTGCATCAGGTCTCGCCCTTTCATGGTTGGCGGCTACCTTTGGTGCATCCAGTACTACCCCAATGGCGCCAAGTCGGAGAATGCAGATTTTATATCTCTTTATCTTG TCATCAGAAGGGACACCTTGGAAAGATCAAAATACCTTAAGGATGACAGTTTCACCCTCCGCTGTGACATCGTGGTCGTTGGGGATGCCATAAACAGCATGGACACCGCCACCGCTTTTCCGTCCATCAAGGTGCCGCCTTCCGACATGCAACAGCATTTCAGCGATCTTCTTCTGGCCGAGGAGGGAACGGACGTGACGTTCAAGGTCGGCAGCGAGACGATCGCAGCGCACCGGTGTGTGCTGGCGGCCAGATCTGCCGTCTTCAAGGCAGAGCTCTTTGGCACCATGAAAGAGGGTACGGCCACTACAAGCGTCATACAGGTCGACGACATGGACGCGCAAGTTTTCAGGGCGATGCTCGGGTTCATTTACAGTGACTCGCCGCCGGacatagaggaggaagaagatgcagATGTGATGTGGCGGCACCTACTCATCGCTGCTGACAGGTATGATCTCCGGCGACTAAGGCTGATGTGTGAAGAGAAGCTGTCCGAGTACGTCGATGTGTCCACGGCCACGACAATCTTGACGCTAGCTGAGCAGCACAACTGTCGCGGGCTGAAGGAGACGTGCTTGGAGTTTCTCAACTCTCCTGCAAACCTGCAAAAGGTCATGGCGACCGGTGGTCTGGATAGTCTTGCCGCATGCTGCCCCTCTGTTCTCAAAGATCTCATTGCCAAGCTTGCCAGGCTTAAGCAATAA